From a single Pseudalkalibacillus hwajinpoensis genomic region:
- the kynA gene encoding tryptophan 2,3-dioxygenase, protein MDKKRSEQNLTESSIHTDFKNTMTYGEYLSLDQVLSGQNRMSDHHDEMLFIIIHQVSELWMKLILHELKGAIQAIEKDELSTAFKMLARVSKTQTQIIQAWDVLSTLTPSEYMEFRDSLGQASGFQSYQYRMIEFALGYKTSHVLKIYEKDKELHERLSEAYQAPGIYDVAIQALARSGLPIDKDILNRDVTVTYQKNESVMKAWLTVYRDVDKYWDLYELAEKLVDIEDWLQQWRFRHMKTVERIIGFKRGTGGSSGVGYLKKVLDHRFFPELWDIRTEL, encoded by the coding sequence ATGGATAAAAAACGCTCTGAACAGAATCTAACAGAATCTTCCATACATACGGATTTTAAAAACACTATGACTTACGGAGAATATCTCAGTCTTGATCAAGTACTGAGTGGACAGAATCGAATGTCAGATCATCATGATGAAATGCTTTTCATTATCATTCACCAAGTGAGTGAGCTGTGGATGAAATTAATTCTGCACGAGTTGAAGGGAGCGATTCAGGCAATCGAAAAGGACGAGCTGTCGACTGCCTTCAAGATGCTAGCGCGCGTCTCCAAAACACAAACGCAAATTATCCAGGCCTGGGACGTGCTTTCAACCCTCACACCATCCGAATACATGGAATTTCGTGATTCACTAGGCCAGGCTTCAGGATTCCAGTCCTATCAATATCGCATGATCGAATTTGCACTAGGCTATAAAACATCTCATGTTTTGAAAATCTACGAAAAAGATAAGGAACTTCATGAAAGGTTATCAGAGGCATATCAAGCACCAGGCATCTATGACGTTGCGATTCAGGCACTTGCTCGGTCGGGGTTACCAATTGATAAGGACATTCTAAACCGGGATGTAACGGTTACCTATCAGAAAAATGAGTCGGTGATGAAAGCCTGGTTGACTGTTTACCGTGATGTAGACAAGTACTGGGATCTCTATGAACTTGCTGAAAAGCTCGTCGATATTGAAGATTGGTTACAGCAGTGGCGCTTCAGGCATATGAAGACTGTTGAACGAATCATTGGATTTAAACGTGGGACAGGTGGTTCGTCAGGCGTAGGCTACTTAAAGAAAGTTCTTGATCATCGTTTTTTTCCAGAATTGTGGGATATTCGGACTGAGCTATAG